The proteins below come from a single Comamonas antarctica genomic window:
- a CDS encoding acyl-CoA thioesterase/bile acid-CoA:amino acid N-acyltransferase family protein translates to MHPKLEITPQTALIDVPRRIALHGLAAGQPVTLQTRTLRGPQVEWSSKARFIADAEGCVDLTRDAPVSGSYSGVSAMGLVWSQVQHPEDASHDPFAQEPSAALTTEVRALLEDGQVLTGHFVQQLAAAGVTRREVRDDGLSAVLFTPATPGPHPVVMVLNGSGGGINEPRAALYASRGYAALAVGYFKCPGRSDYISDTHLEYFETALQWIHRELQPRDGFVALSGQSRGGELVLLLGSLFPDMVKAVIGYVPSAFVHCAQNACDPAIGREGPAWIFRGQPIADIWTHNRTATWEPWDNGPEPRRHTAAMLSALQDPDAVERARIRVERIDGPVMLLSATDDGSWPSSLYGKMVKDHLAANRHPFPVEHHDWEGGGHAILFPYVPTTHLFYAHPVSKRLSTSGGTPAVNALANEQSWIAVQAFLARATAAQAERAKARS, encoded by the coding sequence ATGCATCCCAAGCTCGAGATCACGCCGCAGACGGCGCTCATCGATGTGCCGCGCCGCATCGCGCTGCACGGGTTGGCCGCGGGCCAGCCGGTCACGCTGCAGACCCGCACGCTGCGCGGCCCGCAGGTCGAGTGGAGTTCCAAAGCCCGCTTCATCGCGGATGCCGAGGGCTGCGTGGACCTGACACGCGACGCGCCGGTGAGCGGCAGCTACAGCGGGGTCTCGGCCATGGGGCTGGTCTGGTCGCAGGTCCAGCACCCCGAGGATGCATCGCATGACCCTTTCGCCCAGGAGCCCAGTGCCGCGCTGACCACCGAGGTGCGCGCGCTGCTTGAGGACGGCCAGGTGCTCACCGGCCATTTCGTGCAGCAGCTTGCAGCCGCGGGCGTCACGCGCCGCGAGGTGCGCGACGACGGCCTGTCGGCCGTGCTGTTCACGCCCGCCACCCCGGGCCCGCACCCGGTGGTGATGGTGCTCAACGGCTCGGGCGGCGGCATCAACGAGCCGCGCGCCGCGCTGTACGCCTCGCGCGGCTACGCGGCGCTGGCCGTGGGCTACTTCAAGTGCCCGGGGCGGTCCGACTACATTTCGGACACGCACCTCGAGTACTTCGAGACCGCGCTGCAGTGGATCCACCGCGAACTCCAGCCCAGGGACGGCTTCGTCGCCCTGAGCGGCCAGTCGCGCGGGGGCGAGCTGGTGCTGCTGCTGGGCTCGCTGTTCCCCGATATGGTCAAGGCCGTGATCGGCTACGTCCCCAGCGCCTTCGTGCACTGCGCCCAGAACGCCTGCGACCCCGCCATCGGGCGCGAAGGCCCGGCCTGGATCTTCCGCGGCCAGCCCATCGCCGACATCTGGACCCACAACCGCACGGCCACCTGGGAGCCCTGGGACAACGGCCCCGAGCCGCGGCGCCACACCGCGGCCATGCTCTCCGCGCTGCAGGATCCCGACGCCGTCGAGCGCGCCCGCATCCGCGTGGAACGCATCGATGGCCCGGTCATGCTGCTGTCCGCGACCGATGACGGCTCCTGGCCCTCGTCGCTCTACGGCAAGATGGTCAAGGACCACCTCGCCGCCAACAGGCATCCTTTCCCGGTCGAACACCACGACTGGGAAGGGGGCGGCCATGCCATCCTGTTCCCGTATGTTCCGACCACGCATCTGTTCTACGCCCATCCGGTGTCCAAGCGCCTGAGCACCTCGGGCGGTACGCCGGCCGTGAATGCGCTGGCCAACGAGCAGTCGTGGATTGCCGTGCAGGCTTTTCTGGCCCGGGCCACGGCGGCGCAGGCGGAGCGTGCAAAGGCCCGCTCCTAA
- a CDS encoding CMD domain-containing protein: MPQLLTPDLIDTLAQLDQSPAVKAIRHQRNKVVDATQGSYDQLFDPALPGLTLGERLRVAQTVCQLSGSQRLGAHYAQQLAGLQDPVTHPAREAALQQFATLLTRKPVEGDRGSIDALLAAGLQPPEIIALAQLIAFLSYQVRVVAGLQALAALGDDLLAEPAAAAPSEPFVHPHHLPKPGEVLRINGFTSETLGWKAWVPVVKLEEATPEQLAILEASHPSAKTSDYYLSLIHQPQILQERSVVFNAIMYAPGGLSRAERELVSAAVSVINGCVYCASVHAQRFEQLAKRNDAIAQVFDNPHTAGTNAREKALVQFAIDLTEAPNELSGERLQALREAGLSHLEILDALHAAAIFAWANRLMLNLGEAVHP; the protein is encoded by the coding sequence ATGCCGCAACTTCTCACCCCCGACCTCATCGACACCCTCGCCCAGCTGGACCAATCCCCCGCCGTCAAGGCCATCCGCCACCAGCGCAACAAGGTCGTAGACGCCACCCAAGGCAGCTATGACCAGCTGTTCGACCCCGCCCTGCCCGGCCTGACGTTGGGCGAACGCCTGCGCGTGGCCCAGACCGTGTGCCAGCTCAGCGGCAGCCAGCGCCTGGGCGCGCACTACGCGCAGCAACTGGCTGGGCTTCAAGACCCCGTCACCCATCCTGCGCGCGAAGCGGCGCTGCAGCAGTTCGCCACGCTGCTGACGCGCAAGCCCGTCGAAGGCGACCGCGGCAGCATCGACGCGCTCTTGGCCGCGGGACTGCAGCCGCCCGAGATCATCGCCCTCGCCCAGCTGATTGCCTTCCTGAGCTACCAGGTCCGCGTGGTCGCCGGTCTGCAAGCCCTCGCGGCGCTGGGCGACGACCTGCTGGCCGAGCCGGCCGCAGCCGCCCCGTCCGAGCCCTTTGTGCACCCGCACCACCTGCCCAAGCCCGGCGAAGTGCTGCGCATCAATGGTTTCACCAGCGAGACCCTGGGCTGGAAAGCCTGGGTGCCGGTGGTCAAGCTCGAGGAAGCCACGCCCGAGCAGCTGGCCATTCTCGAAGCCAGCCACCCCTCGGCCAAGACCAGCGACTACTATCTGTCGCTGATCCATCAGCCGCAGATCCTGCAGGAACGCTCGGTGGTGTTCAACGCGATCATGTATGCACCCGGCGGCCTGTCGCGCGCGGAGCGCGAACTGGTCAGCGCCGCGGTGTCGGTCATCAACGGCTGTGTCTACTGCGCCTCGGTCCACGCCCAGCGCTTCGAGCAGCTGGCCAAGCGCAACGACGCCATTGCCCAGGTGTTCGACAACCCGCACACCGCCGGCACCAACGCGCGCGAGAAGGCTCTGGTGCAGTTCGCCATCGACCTGACCGAAGCGCCCAACGAACTCAGCGGCGAGCGCCTGCAGGCCTTGCGCGAAGCCGGCCTGAGCCATCTGGAAATCCTCGATGCCCTGCATGCCGCAGCCATCTTCGCCTGGGCCAACCGCCTGATGCTCAACCTGGGCGAAGCCGTGCATCCCTGA